From one Triticum aestivum cultivar Chinese Spring chromosome 4B, IWGSC CS RefSeq v2.1, whole genome shotgun sequence genomic stretch:
- the LOC123093127 gene encoding probable serine acetyltransferase 4, whose translation MAACVDKWNPAYSCHRISRSIYRFMPDCTVTAPAGAPVNGNGGDEVWEELYGEAQADAQDEPLLGMFYSELVLSHPSLEAALAAHLSAKLCIPGALPQDALRDILAGALAAHPEASQHTRADLLAARDRDPACAKMVHCFLYYKGFLALQAHRAAHALWSEGRRPPALLLQSRASEVFGVDIHPGARIGGGILLDHATGVVIGETAVIGDDVSILHGVTLGGTGKACGDRHPKVGDGVLIGAGASVLGNVRIGDGAKIGAGAVVLRDVACGTTAVGNPAKPIGKKAAPSLRPEEQPGVTMEQRWSDYVI comes from the coding sequence ATGGCAGCCTGTGTGGACAAGTGGAACCCAGCATACTCCTGCCACCGCATCTCCCGATCCATCTACCGCTTCATGCCGGACTGCACCGTCACCGCACCGGCGGGCGCGCCCGTGAACGGGAACGGCGGCGATGAAGTCTGGGAGGAGCTGTACggcgaggcgcaggccgacgcgcaGGACGAGCCGCTGCTGGGCATGTTCTACTCCGAGCTCGTCCTGTCGCACCCGTCGCTGGAGGCCGCCCTCGCGGCGCACCTGTCCGCGAAGCTCTGCATCCCGGGCGCGCTGCCGCAGGACGCGCTCCGGGACATCCTCGCTGGCGCGCTGGCGGCACACCCGGAGGCGAGCCAGCACACGCGTGCCGACCTCCTCGCGGCGCGGGACCGCGATCCGGCCTGCGCCAAGATGGTCCACTGCTTCCTCTACTACAAGGGCTTCCTCGCCCTGCAGGCCCACCGCGCCGCGCACGCGCTCTGGTCCGAGGGCCGCCGCCCGCCGGCCCTGCTCCTCCAGAGCCGCGCCTCGGAGGTGTTCGGCGTCGACATCCACCCCGGGGCGCGCATTGGCGGGGGCATCCTGCTCGACCACGCCACGGGCGTCGTCATCGGCGAGACGGCGGTCATAGGCGACGACGTGTCTATCCTGCACGGCGTGACGCTGGGCGGCACGGGGAAGGCATGCGGCGACCGGCACCCCAAGGTCGGCGACGGGGTTCTCATCGGCGCCGGGGCCAGCGTTCTGGGAAATGTGCGCATTGGCGATGGAGCCAAGATCGGCGCGGGCGCGGTCGTGCTTAGAGATGTGGCGTGTGGAACCACGGCCGTCGGAAACCCGGCGAAGCCGATCGGGAAGAAGGCGGCGCCGTCGCTCCGGCCAGAGGAGCAACCAGGGGTGACCATGGAGCAGAGGTGGTCGGACTACGTCATATGA